In one window of Mauremys reevesii isolate NIE-2019 linkage group 22, ASM1616193v1, whole genome shotgun sequence DNA:
- the LOC120388351 gene encoding mucin-5AC-like isoform X1, translated as MASALTVLFLGCWLAGQSGVSGRVYLWGTGGTYWTQWRTRPTPTHSGSTGPGTESGCTKSPSTLPETGGSDSTQRRTTLAPNHPSSTEPGRTDSTQLGTTPASTHPLRARPSTRTGGRESSSNQPWKQPHPGGPTNWVAFLSTVTTKPPLQGTGGSEPSAAPGLTRNIIAGVSAAATGLLLLLLLVAFVRYRTPARWRC; from the exons ATGGCATCTGCTCTCACCGTCCTCTTCCTCG gctgctggctggccgggcagaGCGGGGTGTCTGGACGTGTATATCTGTGGGGAACGG GGGGAACATACTGGACTCAGTGGAGAACGAGACCGACTCCCACCCATtcaggcagcacggggccaggtACCGAGTCTGGGTGCACAAAATCCCCATCAACCCTCCCAGAAACAG GGGGAAGTGACTCGACTCAGCGGAGAACGACACTGGCTCCCAACCATCcaagcagcacagagccag GGAGAACTGACTCGACTCAGTTAGGAACAACGCCGGCTTCCACCCACCCACTCCGCGCGAGGCCAAGTACCAGGACTGGCGGGCGGGAATCATCATCAAACCAGCCCTGGAAACAGCCCCATCCTGGGGGCCCCACAAACTGGGTTGCTTTTCTGTCCACCGTCACCACTAAGCCACCCTTGCAGGGCACAG GGGGATCAGAACCAAGCGCAGCACCGGGTCTGACCCGCAACATCATCGCCGGGGTGAGCGCAGCGGCCaccggcctcctcctcctcctcctcctcgtggcCTTCGTCCGCTACAGAA CACCAGCCCGTTGGCGGTGTTGA
- the LOC120388351 gene encoding mucin-5AC-like isoform X2 — protein MASALTVLFLGGTYWTQWRTRPTPTHSGSTGPGTESGCTKSPSTLPETGGSDSTQRRTTLAPNHPSSTEPGTESGGTKSLSTLPETGRTDSTQLGTTPASTHPLRARPSTRTGGRESSSNQPWKQPHPGGPTNWVAFLSTVTTKPPLQGTGGSEPSAAPGLTRNIIAGVSAAATGLLLLLLLVAFVRYRTPARWRC, from the exons ATGGCATCTGCTCTCACCGTCCTCTTCCTCG GGGGAACATACTGGACTCAGTGGAGAACGAGACCGACTCCCACCCATtcaggcagcacggggccaggtACCGAGTCTGGGTGCACAAAATCCCCATCAACCCTCCCAGAAACAG GGGGAAGTGACTCGACTCAGCGGAGAACGACACTGGCTCCCAACCATCcaagcagcacagagccaggtaCCGAGTCTGGGGGCACAAAATCCCTATCAACCCTCCCAGAAACAG GGAGAACTGACTCGACTCAGTTAGGAACAACGCCGGCTTCCACCCACCCACTCCGCGCGAGGCCAAGTACCAGGACTGGCGGGCGGGAATCATCATCAAACCAGCCCTGGAAACAGCCCCATCCTGGGGGCCCCACAAACTGGGTTGCTTTTCTGTCCACCGTCACCACTAAGCCACCCTTGCAGGGCACAG GGGGATCAGAACCAAGCGCAGCACCGGGTCTGACCCGCAACATCATCGCCGGGGTGAGCGCAGCGGCCaccggcctcctcctcctcctcctcctcgtggcCTTCGTCCGCTACAGAA CACCAGCCCGTTGGCGGTGTTGA